In the Ursus arctos isolate Adak ecotype North America unplaced genomic scaffold, UrsArc2.0 scaffold_19, whole genome shotgun sequence genome, one interval contains:
- the PVR gene encoding poliovirus receptor isoform X4 yields MVWPLLLLPLLSLLWVLTEAGTGTVGVLAPAQVRGRLGDTVELSCKLQPLEHEVRVTQVTWTRRNAAGDDLNVAVFHPTQGPSFPEPGRLEFVAARPGEELRDGSLALRELSAEDEANYTCRFAMFPEGSRSARTWLRVLAQPENEVKTEEVPLRPLSPEPVPVACCVSSEGRPPAKISWPHLDEKANESQVPGHLPGTFTVTSLLTLIPSSQADGKTVTCRVEHESLEGPVLLPLTLDVPYPPEVSISGYDDNWYLGRSEATLSCDVRSKPEPTGYDWSTTNGSLPPSAVAQNSQLLIQTVDKSINTTFICRVTNALGTGQAELTIQVREEPSNQVLQPGWSTVGTNTAPLLMAMSPIRLWTPMSALPRIHRESTR; encoded by the exons ATGGTGtggccgctgctgctgctgccactgctgtCGCTGCTCTGGGTGCTCACGGAAGCTG GGACCGGGACGGTCGGCGTGCTGGCGCCCGCGCAGGTGCGGGGCCGCCTGGGCGACACGGTGGAGCTGTCCTGCAAACTGCAGCCGCTGGAGCACGAGGTGCGTGTGACGCAGGTGACGTGGACGCGGCGGAACGCGGCGGGGGACGACCTCAACGTGGCCGTCTTCcaccccacccagggccccagcttcCCCGAGCCCGGCCGTTTGGAGTTTGTGGCCGCCAGGCCGGGCGAGGAGCTGCGGGACGGGTCGCTGGCCCTGCGGGAGTTGAGCGCCGAAGATGAAGCCAACTACACCTGCCGCTTCGCCATGTTCCCCGAGGGGAGCAGGAGCGCCCGTACCTGGCTCCGCGTGCTCG CCCAGCCGGAGAACGAGGTCAAGACGGAGGAGGTCCCGCTCAGGCCgctcagcccagagcctgtgCCCGTGGCCTGCTGCGTCTCCAGTGAGGGTCGCCCGCCCGCCAAGATCTCCTGGCCACACCTGGATGAGAAGGCCAACGAGAGCCAGGTGCCGGGACACCTGCCTGGCACGTTCACCGTCACCAGCCTCTTAACCTTAATACCCTCAAGCCAAGCAGATGGCAAGACTGTCACCTGCAGAGTGGAACATGAGAGCTTGGAGGGGCCCGTCCTGCTGCCCCTGACTCTCGATGTGCCTT ACCCCCCCGAGGTCTCCATCTCCGGCTACGATGACAACTGGTACCTCGGCCGCAGTGAGGCCACCCTGAGCTGTGACGTCCGCAGCAAACCGGAGCCCACAGGCTATGACTGGAGCAC GACCAATGGGTCCCTGCCACCCTCTGCTGTGGCCCAGAACTCGCAGCTCCTGATCCAGACCGTGGACAAGTCCATCAACACGACTTTCATCTGCCGTGTCACCAACGCCCTAGGGACTGGCCAGGCAGAACTGACCATCCAGGTCAGAG AAGAACCTTCCAACCAGGTGCTACAACCAGGCTGGTCCACT GTCGGGACCAACACAGCTCCTCTGCTAATGGC TATGTCTCCTATACGGTTGTGGACACCAATGTCAGCTCTTCCCAGGATCCACCGAGAGAGCACCAGGTGA
- the PVR gene encoding poliovirus receptor isoform X3, protein MVWPLLLLPLLSLLWVLTEAGTGTVGVLAPAQVRGRLGDTVELSCKLQPLEHEVRVTQVTWTRRNAAGDDLNVAVFHPTQGPSFPEPGRLEFVAARPGEELRDGSLALRELSAEDEANYTCRFAMFPEGSRSARTWLRVLAQPENEVKTEEVPLRPLSPEPVPVACCVSSEGRPPAKISWPHLDEKANESQVPGHLPGTFTVTSLLTLIPSSQADGKTVTCRVEHESLEGPVLLPLTLDVPYPPEVSISGYDDNWYLGRSEATLSCDVRSKPEPTGYDWSTTNGSLPPSAVAQNSQLLIQTVDKSINTTFICRVTNALGTGQAELTIQVREPSNQVLQPGWSTVSIIILTVVGVVVGVALLVSLIYFRLFRRPRRDQHSSSANGYVSYTVVDTNVSSSQDPPREHQVTAPGRLERETGAGEDMALAAGS, encoded by the exons ATGGTGtggccgctgctgctgctgccactgctgtCGCTGCTCTGGGTGCTCACGGAAGCTG GGACCGGGACGGTCGGCGTGCTGGCGCCCGCGCAGGTGCGGGGCCGCCTGGGCGACACGGTGGAGCTGTCCTGCAAACTGCAGCCGCTGGAGCACGAGGTGCGTGTGACGCAGGTGACGTGGACGCGGCGGAACGCGGCGGGGGACGACCTCAACGTGGCCGTCTTCcaccccacccagggccccagcttcCCCGAGCCCGGCCGTTTGGAGTTTGTGGCCGCCAGGCCGGGCGAGGAGCTGCGGGACGGGTCGCTGGCCCTGCGGGAGTTGAGCGCCGAAGATGAAGCCAACTACACCTGCCGCTTCGCCATGTTCCCCGAGGGGAGCAGGAGCGCCCGTACCTGGCTCCGCGTGCTCG CCCAGCCGGAGAACGAGGTCAAGACGGAGGAGGTCCCGCTCAGGCCgctcagcccagagcctgtgCCCGTGGCCTGCTGCGTCTCCAGTGAGGGTCGCCCGCCCGCCAAGATCTCCTGGCCACACCTGGATGAGAAGGCCAACGAGAGCCAGGTGCCGGGACACCTGCCTGGCACGTTCACCGTCACCAGCCTCTTAACCTTAATACCCTCAAGCCAAGCAGATGGCAAGACTGTCACCTGCAGAGTGGAACATGAGAGCTTGGAGGGGCCCGTCCTGCTGCCCCTGACTCTCGATGTGCCTT ACCCCCCCGAGGTCTCCATCTCCGGCTACGATGACAACTGGTACCTCGGCCGCAGTGAGGCCACCCTGAGCTGTGACGTCCGCAGCAAACCGGAGCCCACAGGCTATGACTGGAGCAC GACCAATGGGTCCCTGCCACCCTCTGCTGTGGCCCAGAACTCGCAGCTCCTGATCCAGACCGTGGACAAGTCCATCAACACGACTTTCATCTGCCGTGTCACCAACGCCCTAGGGACTGGCCAGGCAGAACTGACCATCCAGGTCAGAG AACCTTCCAACCAGGTGCTACAACCAGGCTGGTCCACTGTGAGCATCATTATCCTGACTGTGGTGGGAGTCGTGGTCGGTGTGGCCCTGCTGGTGTCCCTGATTTATTTCCGGCTGTTCAGACGCCCCC GTCGGGACCAACACAGCTCCTCTGCTAATGGC TATGTCTCCTATACGGTTGTGGACACCAATGTCAGCTCTTCCCAGGATCCACCGAGAGAGCACCAGGTGACAGCGCCAGGACGGttggagagagagactggggctggggaggacaTGGCCCTCGCAGCTGGCTCCTAG
- the PVR gene encoding poliovirus receptor isoform X1 — protein MVWPLLLLPLLSLLWVLTEAGTGTVGVLAPAQVRGRLGDTVELSCKLQPLEHEVRVTQVTWTRRNAAGDDLNVAVFHPTQGPSFPEPGRLEFVAARPGEELRDGSLALRELSAEDEANYTCRFAMFPEGSRSARTWLRVLAQPENEVKTEEVPLRPLSPEPVPVACCVSSEGRPPAKISWPHLDEKANESQVPGHLPGTFTVTSLLTLIPSSQADGKTVTCRVEHESLEGPVLLPLTLDVPYPPEVSISGYDDNWYLGRSEATLSCDVRSKPEPTGYDWSTTNGSLPPSAVAQNSQLLIQTVDKSINTTFICRVTNALGTGQAELTIQVREEPSNQVLQPGWSTVSIIILTVVGVVVGVALLVSLIYFRLFRRPRRDQHSSSANGVSVAVGLRRVWGPARTTDSLPGHSQGGDRHLWASAALNQTPARWQEPGPEFFSPNASSHGSQPFLLGRLS, from the exons ATGGTGtggccgctgctgctgctgccactgctgtCGCTGCTCTGGGTGCTCACGGAAGCTG GGACCGGGACGGTCGGCGTGCTGGCGCCCGCGCAGGTGCGGGGCCGCCTGGGCGACACGGTGGAGCTGTCCTGCAAACTGCAGCCGCTGGAGCACGAGGTGCGTGTGACGCAGGTGACGTGGACGCGGCGGAACGCGGCGGGGGACGACCTCAACGTGGCCGTCTTCcaccccacccagggccccagcttcCCCGAGCCCGGCCGTTTGGAGTTTGTGGCCGCCAGGCCGGGCGAGGAGCTGCGGGACGGGTCGCTGGCCCTGCGGGAGTTGAGCGCCGAAGATGAAGCCAACTACACCTGCCGCTTCGCCATGTTCCCCGAGGGGAGCAGGAGCGCCCGTACCTGGCTCCGCGTGCTCG CCCAGCCGGAGAACGAGGTCAAGACGGAGGAGGTCCCGCTCAGGCCgctcagcccagagcctgtgCCCGTGGCCTGCTGCGTCTCCAGTGAGGGTCGCCCGCCCGCCAAGATCTCCTGGCCACACCTGGATGAGAAGGCCAACGAGAGCCAGGTGCCGGGACACCTGCCTGGCACGTTCACCGTCACCAGCCTCTTAACCTTAATACCCTCAAGCCAAGCAGATGGCAAGACTGTCACCTGCAGAGTGGAACATGAGAGCTTGGAGGGGCCCGTCCTGCTGCCCCTGACTCTCGATGTGCCTT ACCCCCCCGAGGTCTCCATCTCCGGCTACGATGACAACTGGTACCTCGGCCGCAGTGAGGCCACCCTGAGCTGTGACGTCCGCAGCAAACCGGAGCCCACAGGCTATGACTGGAGCAC GACCAATGGGTCCCTGCCACCCTCTGCTGTGGCCCAGAACTCGCAGCTCCTGATCCAGACCGTGGACAAGTCCATCAACACGACTTTCATCTGCCGTGTCACCAACGCCCTAGGGACTGGCCAGGCAGAACTGACCATCCAGGTCAGAG AAGAACCTTCCAACCAGGTGCTACAACCAGGCTGGTCCACTGTGAGCATCATTATCCTGACTGTGGTGGGAGTCGTGGTCGGTGTGGCCCTGCTGGTGTCCCTGATTTATTTCCGGCTGTTCAGACGCCCCC GTCGGGACCAACACAGCTCCTCTGCTAATGGCGTAAGTGTGGCGGTGGGGCTGAGGAGGGTGTGGGGGCCTGCACGGACCACAGACTCGTTGCCTGGACATTcccagggaggggacaggcatCTCTGGGCATCTGCAGCACTTAACCAAACCCCAGCACGGTGGCAGGAGCCAGGTCctgaatttttttctccaaatgccTCCAGCCATGGTTCCCAACCTTTCCTGCTGGGCAGACTGTCCTGA
- the PVR gene encoding poliovirus receptor isoform X5 — protein sequence MVWPLLLLPLLSLLWVLTEAGTGTVGVLAPAQVRGRLGDTVELSCKLQPLEHEVRVTQVTWTRRNAAGDDLNVAVFHPTQGPSFPEPGRLEFVAARPGEELRDGSLALRELSAEDEANYTCRFAMFPEGSRSARTWLRVLAQPENEVKTEEVPLRPLSPEPVPVACCVSSEGRPPAKISWPHLDEKANESQVPGHLPGTFTVTSLLTLIPSSQADGKTVTCRVEHESLEGPVLLPLTLDVPYPPEVSISGYDDNWYLGRSEATLSCDVRSKPEPTGYDWSTTNGSLPPSAVAQNSQLLIQTVDKSINTTFICRVTNALGTGQAELTIQVREPSNQVLQPGWSTVGTNTAPLLMAMSPIRLWTPMSALPRIHRESTR from the exons ATGGTGtggccgctgctgctgctgccactgctgtCGCTGCTCTGGGTGCTCACGGAAGCTG GGACCGGGACGGTCGGCGTGCTGGCGCCCGCGCAGGTGCGGGGCCGCCTGGGCGACACGGTGGAGCTGTCCTGCAAACTGCAGCCGCTGGAGCACGAGGTGCGTGTGACGCAGGTGACGTGGACGCGGCGGAACGCGGCGGGGGACGACCTCAACGTGGCCGTCTTCcaccccacccagggccccagcttcCCCGAGCCCGGCCGTTTGGAGTTTGTGGCCGCCAGGCCGGGCGAGGAGCTGCGGGACGGGTCGCTGGCCCTGCGGGAGTTGAGCGCCGAAGATGAAGCCAACTACACCTGCCGCTTCGCCATGTTCCCCGAGGGGAGCAGGAGCGCCCGTACCTGGCTCCGCGTGCTCG CCCAGCCGGAGAACGAGGTCAAGACGGAGGAGGTCCCGCTCAGGCCgctcagcccagagcctgtgCCCGTGGCCTGCTGCGTCTCCAGTGAGGGTCGCCCGCCCGCCAAGATCTCCTGGCCACACCTGGATGAGAAGGCCAACGAGAGCCAGGTGCCGGGACACCTGCCTGGCACGTTCACCGTCACCAGCCTCTTAACCTTAATACCCTCAAGCCAAGCAGATGGCAAGACTGTCACCTGCAGAGTGGAACATGAGAGCTTGGAGGGGCCCGTCCTGCTGCCCCTGACTCTCGATGTGCCTT ACCCCCCCGAGGTCTCCATCTCCGGCTACGATGACAACTGGTACCTCGGCCGCAGTGAGGCCACCCTGAGCTGTGACGTCCGCAGCAAACCGGAGCCCACAGGCTATGACTGGAGCAC GACCAATGGGTCCCTGCCACCCTCTGCTGTGGCCCAGAACTCGCAGCTCCTGATCCAGACCGTGGACAAGTCCATCAACACGACTTTCATCTGCCGTGTCACCAACGCCCTAGGGACTGGCCAGGCAGAACTGACCATCCAGGTCAGAG AACCTTCCAACCAGGTGCTACAACCAGGCTGGTCCACT GTCGGGACCAACACAGCTCCTCTGCTAATGGC TATGTCTCCTATACGGTTGTGGACACCAATGTCAGCTCTTCCCAGGATCCACCGAGAGAGCACCAGGTGA
- the PVR gene encoding poliovirus receptor isoform X2 — MVWPLLLLPLLSLLWVLTEAGTGTVGVLAPAQVRGRLGDTVELSCKLQPLEHEVRVTQVTWTRRNAAGDDLNVAVFHPTQGPSFPEPGRLEFVAARPGEELRDGSLALRELSAEDEANYTCRFAMFPEGSRSARTWLRVLAQPENEVKTEEVPLRPLSPEPVPVACCVSSEGRPPAKISWPHLDEKANESQVPGHLPGTFTVTSLLTLIPSSQADGKTVTCRVEHESLEGPVLLPLTLDVPYPPEVSISGYDDNWYLGRSEATLSCDVRSKPEPTGYDWSTTNGSLPPSAVAQNSQLLIQTVDKSINTTFICRVTNALGTGQAELTIQVREEPSNQVLQPGWSTVSIIILTVVGVVVGVALLVSLIYFRLFRRPRRDQHSSSANGYVSYTVVDTNVSSSQDPPREHQVTAPGRLERETGAGEDMALAAGS, encoded by the exons ATGGTGtggccgctgctgctgctgccactgctgtCGCTGCTCTGGGTGCTCACGGAAGCTG GGACCGGGACGGTCGGCGTGCTGGCGCCCGCGCAGGTGCGGGGCCGCCTGGGCGACACGGTGGAGCTGTCCTGCAAACTGCAGCCGCTGGAGCACGAGGTGCGTGTGACGCAGGTGACGTGGACGCGGCGGAACGCGGCGGGGGACGACCTCAACGTGGCCGTCTTCcaccccacccagggccccagcttcCCCGAGCCCGGCCGTTTGGAGTTTGTGGCCGCCAGGCCGGGCGAGGAGCTGCGGGACGGGTCGCTGGCCCTGCGGGAGTTGAGCGCCGAAGATGAAGCCAACTACACCTGCCGCTTCGCCATGTTCCCCGAGGGGAGCAGGAGCGCCCGTACCTGGCTCCGCGTGCTCG CCCAGCCGGAGAACGAGGTCAAGACGGAGGAGGTCCCGCTCAGGCCgctcagcccagagcctgtgCCCGTGGCCTGCTGCGTCTCCAGTGAGGGTCGCCCGCCCGCCAAGATCTCCTGGCCACACCTGGATGAGAAGGCCAACGAGAGCCAGGTGCCGGGACACCTGCCTGGCACGTTCACCGTCACCAGCCTCTTAACCTTAATACCCTCAAGCCAAGCAGATGGCAAGACTGTCACCTGCAGAGTGGAACATGAGAGCTTGGAGGGGCCCGTCCTGCTGCCCCTGACTCTCGATGTGCCTT ACCCCCCCGAGGTCTCCATCTCCGGCTACGATGACAACTGGTACCTCGGCCGCAGTGAGGCCACCCTGAGCTGTGACGTCCGCAGCAAACCGGAGCCCACAGGCTATGACTGGAGCAC GACCAATGGGTCCCTGCCACCCTCTGCTGTGGCCCAGAACTCGCAGCTCCTGATCCAGACCGTGGACAAGTCCATCAACACGACTTTCATCTGCCGTGTCACCAACGCCCTAGGGACTGGCCAGGCAGAACTGACCATCCAGGTCAGAG AAGAACCTTCCAACCAGGTGCTACAACCAGGCTGGTCCACTGTGAGCATCATTATCCTGACTGTGGTGGGAGTCGTGGTCGGTGTGGCCCTGCTGGTGTCCCTGATTTATTTCCGGCTGTTCAGACGCCCCC GTCGGGACCAACACAGCTCCTCTGCTAATGGC TATGTCTCCTATACGGTTGTGGACACCAATGTCAGCTCTTCCCAGGATCCACCGAGAGAGCACCAGGTGACAGCGCCAGGACGGttggagagagagactggggctggggaggacaTGGCCCTCGCAGCTGGCTCCTAG